From Musa acuminata AAA Group cultivar baxijiao chromosome BXJ3-8, Cavendish_Baxijiao_AAA, whole genome shotgun sequence, one genomic window encodes:
- the LOC135645275 gene encoding uncharacterized protein LOC135645275, with protein sequence MAAAVGREEGEEDEQGRKKRLWPWLRLRLQQCSRERREGKEEEEKVKGKKRGRGEGEAAVAVAAAAGREGEEIEQGRKKRLRLRWLRPWLRLRLRQLQLGKKRKERGKKGLRLWQRQRRRLWQLRLGKKKKE encoded by the coding sequence atggcggctgcagttggaagagaagaaggagaggaagatgagcaggggaggaagaagaggctgtggccgtggctgaggctgcgactgcagcagtgcagccgggaaagaagagaaggaaaggaagaagaagagaaagtaaaagggaagaagagaggaagaggagaaggagaggcagctgtggcagtggcagctgcagctggaagagaaggagaggaaatagagcaggggagaaagaaaaggctgcggttgaggtggctgcggccatggttgcgactgcgactgcggcagttgcagctgggaaagaaaagaaaggaaagggggaaaaaggggctgcgattgtggcagcggcagcggcggcggttgtggcagctgcgtttgggaaagaaaaagaaggaatga